ATAGTACGATTTGTAGGTGAGAAAGGCACAAAATCACAACTGGAGGAGAGGTATGACACTGTGGACACGTCTCCAAACGGCCCTGATTTTTACGGCGATACAACATCAACATTGTGGATCCGTGTGGATGAGATGTATTACTATATTTATCCTCCACCGGTCGATCATTACATCTATTTTTACGCGTTAAATGATACAAGCTATCACGAGATAGATGTACTTTATAAGGGTAATCCAGATGAGTATTGGGCAGCAGTTTTCGGCGGACCGGTTTACAGTTTACCGTTCGAAGCGGTGGAGTTGAGCGTTGAGGAGAGGTCGCGGTTGCCGGAGGGTTCGAAACTGTACATATATCCGTCACCTGCTAACAGCGTAGTAAACATGATACTGGGTAAAGAATCTGCTTACGGTAACGTCCGGATATATGACGAGACCGGTCGATTGGTCGGCGATATACACGTGTCGGGCGGTTACGGTAGAGGCGTGCGTATAGACGTGAGCGGTCTGAACAGCGGCGTGTATAACGTAGTATTCGACGGTGTGGACGTGCACGGTAACAAGATAACCGCAACCGGTAGGTTCACGGTAGTGAAATAGACGGTAGCGAAACGGCAGTTTTCCTAGTAGATAAGAGGATAGAACATAATAAAACGGGAGAGAACCGAATTTTTTGAGAAGCATTGAAACACATAGTAAATGCTTTTTGTGAATAATTCTTTATAAATTGATCCCCAGGTTGGAGACGAAGTAGAAAAAGGAAAACTCTTTTAAACTGAATGAAGGATAATTGAATTCGGGGAGGAATATTACGATTGCGTTGTTATTTTTTTGTGGATGATATTTCGGATAGGTCGGACAGGTTGATGGGTTTATGAATAACGTGACACCCGCAATGAGACAGTATTGGTCCATAAAAAAGCAGTTTCCTGATTGTATCCTATTGTTCAGAATGGGCGATTTTTACGAGACCTTCTACGATGATGCTAAGGTCGTATCCCGCGAACTGAACATCGTGCTCACATCGCGGGGAAAGGGCGAGAAGAAAGCGCCTTTGGCAGGGATACCTCACCACGCACTCGACATCTATCTGCACCGACTCCTCAAGAAAGGTTACAAGGTGGCGATCTGCGAACAACTCGAAGACCCTAAGAAAGCTAAGGGGATAGTTAAACGCGGTGTCGTCCGTGTAATCACTCCCGGCACCATCCTTGAACCGGATTATCTCGAGTCAAAAAGAAATAATTATCTGATGTCCGTGTCCGTCAGCCGCGATAAAAACGGTGTCCGTATAGGTGTGAGCGCGTGCGACCTGTCAACAGGCGAACTTTATACTACTACCGTCTCAGGCACCGACATGCTCGAGACGGAGTTGGAACGGTTCTCTCCTTCGGAACTCGTTATTCCGGAATCGATGCCGGACAGTTACCCTGAGATAAAGAGGGTTGTGGATACGTTGGCTAAAGAGATCAACATCAAGATTACACCGCTTGAAGATTATAAGTTTGACCCGGTGAACGGTGCGCTCAAGATCAAGGAAACCTTACACGTCGAAGATGTGCGCGTGTTCGATATTGCCGATAAACCTCTCTCGCTTTCTTCCACGGGTGCGTTGCTTGAATATCTGGAACGGACGCTTCTTAAAACCGACCTGCCTATTACTAAGATTTCGTACTATCGGCCGGATGGCACGATGATCATCGATGCTGTCACCCAACGGAACCTGGAACTGGTGAGAAACCTTGTTGACGGTTCGAAACGCGGTACACTGTTGTCAGTGATCGATGAAACGGTTACACCGATGGGTGGCAGGTTGTTAGTGAAATGGATGCTTAACCCGCTCCGTACACCGGACATGATCAAGGAACGGTTGGATGCCGTGGAAGTTCTTCATGAGAACACGTTGGTGCTCGAAAAGATAAGGGACCTGTTGAGACATGTCTACGATACAGAGAGGTTGGCTACACGGTTGATGCTGAGAATAGCAACGCCCAAGGACCTGCTCACTATCAAGGAAAGTGTGAAGGGTATAAAGGAGATACAATCGTTTCTTAAGAGTAGCGGGTTGCCAGATAAACATCACGCGTTCGAATATCCCGATGATACGGGTTGG
This Candidatus Micrarchaeota archaeon DNA region includes the following protein-coding sequences:
- a CDS encoding T9SS type A sorting domain-containing protein, with product IVRFVGEKGTKSQLEERYDTVDTSPNGPDFYGDTTSTLWIRVDEMYYYIYPPPVDHYIYFYALNDTSYHEIDVLYKGNPDEYWAAVFGGPVYSLPFEAVELSVEERSRLPEGSKLYIYPSPANSVVNMILGKESAYGNVRIYDETGRLVGDIHVSGGYGRGVRIDVSGLNSGVYNVVFDGVDVHGNKITATGRFTVVK